One window from the genome of Bdellovibrio sp. NC01 encodes:
- a CDS encoding PAS domain-containing protein: protein MTQASLNDQKHLLEKINRAIPSSIYIYDVVAQSMVWFNERVQALYGYSVEEIREMGSNYWTLTMHPDDIPYLAESVKRVQNLKDGEVIELEYRFKARNGDYRWLSDRVTVFSRDDQGGVQSLLGIATDIHDRKINELTLKKTIDKLNLSLGAAKMGTWEWDYDTRETTWDDRMFQIHGAVNGPGAKPLEELHKRINLADQAVSRQRFEESARTHQDVYTTYRVTFDNGEIHHIRCYGRYRISETEKKFYGVAWDSTEEIQTERQMEEARATLIASTKMAALGEMSGGIAHEINNPLTVIQARAFQLTQMVDQGKAEPTKIKQAAESISRTADKIAKIIKSLRSFSREGTNDPFDVVQVKEIINETLEFCRTRFYNHGVEIDVEEIDEEIEIECRLIQIEQVLLNLLNNSFDAVQHFEEKWIRVGVVAHDNFVDIKVMDSGKGIPAEHAEKMMLPFFTTKEVGKGTGLGLSISSGIVKSHHGELFLDKKAANTTFVIRIPRLQEQPV from the coding sequence ATGACTCAAGCATCACTGAACGATCAAAAGCATCTTCTTGAAAAGATAAATCGCGCTATTCCAAGCAGCATCTACATCTACGACGTCGTTGCTCAAAGCATGGTGTGGTTCAACGAACGCGTGCAAGCGCTGTATGGCTACAGTGTCGAAGAGATTCGCGAGATGGGTTCAAACTATTGGACCTTAACGATGCATCCCGACGACATCCCCTACCTCGCGGAAAGCGTAAAACGTGTGCAAAACCTGAAAGACGGCGAAGTGATCGAGCTTGAGTACCGTTTCAAAGCACGTAACGGCGACTATCGTTGGTTGAGTGATCGTGTGACGGTCTTTTCGCGCGACGATCAGGGCGGAGTGCAATCGCTATTGGGAATCGCAACAGACATCCACGATCGTAAAATCAACGAGCTGACTTTAAAAAAAACGATCGATAAGTTGAATCTGTCCTTGGGCGCAGCAAAGATGGGCACATGGGAGTGGGATTACGACACCCGCGAAACAACGTGGGATGATCGCATGTTTCAAATCCACGGTGCCGTGAATGGCCCTGGCGCGAAACCTCTTGAGGAATTGCATAAACGCATCAATCTTGCGGATCAGGCCGTCTCTAGACAACGTTTCGAAGAATCCGCGCGAACTCATCAAGATGTTTACACCACTTACCGCGTGACCTTTGACAATGGCGAGATTCACCACATCCGCTGTTATGGTCGCTATCGCATTTCAGAAACAGAAAAAAAATTCTATGGCGTTGCCTGGGACTCCACGGAAGAAATTCAAACCGAACGACAAATGGAAGAGGCTCGCGCCACTTTGATTGCCAGTACAAAAATGGCGGCCTTGGGCGAAATGTCTGGCGGTATCGCGCATGAAATCAACAATCCACTGACAGTGATTCAAGCACGCGCCTTCCAACTGACACAAATGGTGGATCAAGGAAAAGCCGAGCCCACCAAAATCAAACAGGCCGCAGAAAGTATCAGCCGTACCGCCGATAAGATCGCAAAAATTATTAAATCACTGCGTTCATTTTCGCGCGAAGGCACGAACGATCCGTTCGATGTCGTGCAAGTTAAAGAGATCATCAATGAAACTCTCGAATTCTGTCGCACGCGCTTTTACAATCACGGCGTTGAAATCGACGTGGAAGAAATCGACGAAGAAATTGAAATCGAATGCCGCTTGATTCAGATCGAACAAGTGCTTTTGAATTTATTAAATAATTCATTCGATGCGGTTCAACATTTTGAAGAAAAATGGATTCGCGTGGGTGTTGTTGCGCACGATAATTTCGTCGATATCAAAGTGATGGATTCTGGAAAAGGCATTCCTGCAGAGCACGCTGAAAAGATGATGCTGCCATTCTTTACGACGAAAGAAGTCGGTAAAGGTACTGGTTTAGGTTTAAGCATTTCTTCAGGGATCGTGAAGAGTCACCACGGCGAACTGTTTTTAGATAAGAAAGCAGCCAATACGACG
- a CDS encoding PstS family phosphate ABC transporter substrate-binding protein: protein MLLKTILALVTSLEVTAHAQVPVVRIDGSSTVFPITEAMAEDFQTSVRGKVRVTVGVSGTGGGFKKFCRGETDVQDASRPIQEKELQACKDKGIKFIEIPIAFDAAAIAVHPKNTWLNQITLAELKKIWSPEAQGKIKKWSDVNPAWPNEKMNLYGPGSDSGTFDYFTEAVVGKAHSSRGDYTASQDHNVTVTGISQDRFALGYLPLAYYEENKSKVKVLAVVGGEKSPKKNEGVLPNRETVESGTYFPLSRPIFIYINEAALNKDWVSQFVKFYLKQAPQIVLEVKYVPLPTKLYVLGNERLQKKKLGTVFGGHSKIGLKLEDLLSQEGSL, encoded by the coding sequence ATGCTGCTTAAAACCATTCTGGCTCTAGTGACCTCACTAGAAGTCACTGCTCATGCGCAAGTTCCTGTTGTCAGGATCGATGGTTCAAGCACGGTATTTCCAATTACCGAAGCAATGGCTGAGGATTTTCAAACATCTGTCCGCGGAAAAGTGCGTGTCACTGTGGGTGTCTCTGGAACAGGTGGCGGTTTCAAAAAATTCTGTCGTGGCGAAACCGATGTTCAAGATGCCTCTCGTCCGATTCAAGAAAAAGAACTGCAAGCTTGCAAAGACAAAGGGATCAAGTTCATTGAGATTCCAATTGCTTTTGACGCAGCGGCTATTGCGGTTCATCCCAAAAACACATGGCTGAATCAAATCACTCTCGCAGAGCTAAAAAAGATTTGGTCTCCAGAAGCACAAGGTAAAATCAAAAAGTGGAGCGACGTGAATCCTGCGTGGCCGAATGAGAAAATGAATCTCTATGGCCCGGGTTCTGATTCTGGAACCTTCGATTACTTCACAGAGGCTGTGGTAGGAAAAGCACACTCTTCACGTGGTGACTACACAGCTAGCCAAGATCACAATGTAACGGTTACGGGAATTTCGCAAGATCGTTTTGCTTTAGGTTATTTGCCGCTCGCTTATTACGAAGAGAACAAATCTAAAGTTAAAGTTCTAGCGGTTGTCGGTGGCGAGAAGTCGCCAAAGAAAAACGAAGGCGTTTTACCTAACCGTGAAACCGTGGAAAGTGGAACTTATTTTCCATTGTCGCGCCCGATTTTTATTTACATCAATGAGGCCGCGTTGAATAAAGACTGGGTTTCACAATTTGTAAAATTTTATTTAAAGCAAGCACCCCAAATCGTTCTTGAAGTGAAATACGTTCCGCTTCCAACGAAGCTGTATGTGTTAGGTAACGAACGCTTGCAAAAAAAGAAATTGGGAACCGTTTTTGGTGGACACTCTAAAATCGGTTTGAAGTTGGAAGATTTGTTATCCCAAGAAGGATCTTTGTAA
- the pstC gene encoding phosphate ABC transporter permease subunit PstC: MRRLKERIIEAILFLAAASSVFVTVGIVAILVTESLPFFEKVTLKEFLTDTEWTPLFENAHYGILPLLNGTFLTTMIALIVAIPLGTIAAAFLSEYVRPGVREVLKPILEMLAAVPTVVYGYFALLFVTPMLQKVIPSLGGFNTLSAGLVMGVMIIPYVSSLSEDAMRSVPGHLREASFAVGASRMQTAFRVVIPAAFSGITSAYVLGISRAFGETMVVAIAAGMQPNLTLNPTEPAATITAFIVQVSLGDLPHGSIGFRSIYVAGLSLLILTLTFNIFGLWLRKRFQEKE; the protein is encoded by the coding sequence ATGCGCCGTTTGAAAGAGCGTATCATTGAAGCGATTTTGTTCTTGGCAGCAGCCTCTTCTGTTTTTGTCACAGTAGGAATCGTTGCGATTCTGGTTACTGAAAGCTTGCCATTCTTTGAAAAAGTAACTTTGAAAGAATTTTTAACGGATACAGAGTGGACGCCGTTATTTGAAAACGCGCACTACGGTATCTTGCCATTGTTGAACGGTACCTTCCTGACAACGATGATTGCATTGATCGTCGCTATTCCACTGGGCACGATTGCCGCTGCCTTCTTAAGTGAATATGTGCGCCCTGGTGTGCGAGAAGTTCTAAAACCGATTCTTGAGATGCTCGCTGCTGTACCCACGGTTGTTTACGGTTACTTCGCATTGTTGTTCGTAACTCCGATGCTGCAAAAAGTAATTCCATCACTGGGTGGCTTTAATACATTAAGCGCCGGTCTTGTGATGGGCGTGATGATCATTCCTTATGTCAGTTCCTTAAGCGAAGATGCGATGAGATCTGTGCCAGGACATTTGCGCGAAGCTTCGTTCGCAGTAGGTGCTTCACGTATGCAGACGGCATTTCGTGTTGTGATCCCCGCGGCATTTTCTGGAATCACATCCGCTTATGTTTTGGGTATCTCGCGCGCGTTCGGTGAAACGATGGTTGTGGCGATTGCTGCTGGTATGCAACCGAATCTGACTTTGAATCCGACAGAGCCTGCAGCGACCATCACAGCCTTCATCGTGCAGGTGAGTCTTGGTGATTTGCCTCATGGTTCGATTGGTTTTAGATCTATTTATGTTGCGGGTTTAAGTCTTTTGATTCTGACGTTGACGTTTAATATTTTTGGTTTGTGGCTGCGTAAAAGATTTCAGGAGAAAGAATAA
- the pstA gene encoding phosphate ABC transporter permease PstA, with product MESRSELLANIKKRQRMDFLFAFLGLLSLMFALLTLLALIVDLAMTGVPRIDWQFFTSFPSRFPQKAGILSAWVGSFCIMLTTALCAIPLGVAAGVYLEEYAKKNWLSQIIELNIINLAGIPSITYGLMALGLFVYQLKLGTSILTAGLTLGLLVLPIIIVTTREAIRSIPNTIREASYAMGASKWQTIRYHILPYSTGGILTGVIISLSRAIGETAPLITIGALTFIAFLPTAPIEGHFPFVNFKWIMDPFTVMPIQMFNWLSRPQQEFHVNAAATGVVLLVMTLIMNGGAIYLRSRFRKKMKW from the coding sequence ATGGAATCTCGTTCAGAGCTTCTTGCCAATATCAAAAAGCGCCAAAGAATGGACTTCTTGTTTGCATTCTTAGGTTTGCTATCGTTGATGTTTGCTCTTTTGACTTTGCTGGCTTTGATCGTCGATCTTGCGATGACGGGTGTGCCACGTATTGACTGGCAATTCTTCACAAGCTTTCCTTCGCGCTTTCCGCAAAAAGCGGGGATTTTATCTGCGTGGGTGGGTTCGTTTTGTATCATGTTAACAACGGCACTTTGTGCAATCCCGTTGGGTGTTGCTGCCGGCGTGTACTTGGAAGAGTACGCTAAGAAAAATTGGTTATCGCAAATTATTGAACTGAACATCATCAACCTGGCGGGGATTCCTTCGATTACTTACGGTTTGATGGCGTTGGGCCTTTTCGTTTATCAGTTGAAACTTGGTACCAGCATTTTGACTGCGGGTTTAACGTTGGGTTTGTTGGTGTTGCCGATTATCATCGTGACAACCCGTGAAGCGATTCGCTCTATTCCTAATACAATTCGGGAAGCCAGTTATGCCATGGGTGCAAGTAAATGGCAGACGATTCGTTATCACATCTTGCCGTATTCGACGGGTGGTATTCTGACGGGTGTGATTATTTCTTTATCGCGTGCGATTGGTGAAACGGCGCCATTGATTACGATTGGTGCTTTAACTTTCATTGCATTTTTGCCGACGGCTCCGATAGAGGGGCATTTTCCTTTTGTAAACTTTAAGTGGATCATGGACCCATTCACCGTGATGCCGATTCAAATGTTCAACTGGTTGTCGCGTCCGCAGCAAGAATTCCATGTGAATGCGGCGGCAACAGGTGTGGTGCTTTTGGTTATGACTTTGATTATGAATGGCGGAGCGATTTACCTGCGCTCGCGTTTCCGTAAGAAGATGAAGTGGTAG